The window ATTTTTTGCGCTCTTTCGCCGTCAACTCCACAGATTTATCCGCAGCTTTATTGGGGTTATCATTTAGTAATTGTACATTTTGCTTCACTTCTTCAGGAGTAGCATTAGGAGCATTAACTGCTGTATTAATTGGCTCTAATCTTTGCGCCGTCAAAACTTGCTGTTCTAACTCTTCAGTAGAAGAAACTAAACTACTCAAGCCATTGACTAACTTATTTAAATTATTGCGAAAACTCGGATCGCCAGTCAACTCATCAAGATCGGAAGTAATTTTTTGCACATTTTCAAAAGTTACCCTTGCCGAATCAAGAGTTCTTTGTAAAGTTAGCAGATAAGTTGGTTCATTGAAACTAGCAGAAATTTCTCGTAAATTTGCCGAAGCTTCCGCAGCATTTGCAGTTAAAGTTTCTAAATTACGCACTACTTGTACAGTATCCGCAGCATCAAGCGTAGAACTAAATTTATTTACTGTAGGAGTTAAGCTACTTACTAACTGACTTAACTCATTACTGGTATCGCTAATACTATTTAAAGTTCCGACAAGCTCGCCCCTATTTTCTAATACCAAACTATTAACATTAGTAGCAAGTTCGTTTAATTGAGCAGCAGCAACGCTATATTGTTCGGCAGTGCGACCAATTTGATTAGCCGTTTGACCAAATTGATTAGCAGTAACTTCAGCCGTCCGAGCAATGCGGTCTATTGATTGAGATAATTGGTTAGAAGTAGTATTTGCCGAACGAGAAAGTTCGCCTACTGCTTGATTAACTTGACTAGCAGTAACATCGGCTGTTTGTGTCAGTCGATCTACTGCTCTCGTTACTTCATTAGAAGTTTGATTTGCTGCTTGAGAAACTGAAGCTGCTGCACCAGAAAAAGTTTGGACTTCTTGACGCACTGAAGTAGACAATTGAGTTAATTCATTACTAAGTTTAGCTACCTCAGCAGCAGCAATACTAGCATTTTGCGCCGCAGCATTAATATTTTGAAAAAATTGCGGATCGGCATAAACTTCAGCAATGCGGCTAGTGTTATAAAGTAACTCCTCAAAACTAGCACCAACCTCACCTTGTACCCGCTCATTTTCGCAAATAATTAGAGAAGATTTACATTCAGAATCTGTAGGATTTACCGCTAAAGCTTGGTCAGAAAGAGACTCTTGGGGAATAATATCAATCGAAGTTTCACCAATTAATCCCGATTGATTGGCAAAAATTTGTACTTCGTCGGGAATACGCAATGATGGTTCTTCAATTTCGACAGTCACATCGACACCATTAGCATTAGGTTCGATGTTAGTAATTTTACCAACATCAACACCACGATAACGAACTGGTGCGCCAACTTGCATTTTA is drawn from Oscillatoria salina IIICB1 and contains these coding sequences:
- a CDS encoding MlaD family protein, whose amino-acid sequence is MRSRTIREGSVGLLILFGLALLAGIVFWLRGIEFGKKGYQIIIEFANANKMQVGAPVRYRGVDVGKITNIEPNANGVDVTVEIEEPSLRIPDEVQIFANQSGLIGETSIDIIPQESLSDQALAVNPTDSECKSSLIICENERVQGEVGASFEELLYNTSRIAEVYADPQFFQNINAAAQNASIAAAEVAKLSNELTQLSTSVRQEVQTFSGAAASVSQAANQTSNEVTRAVDRLTQTADVTASQVNQAVGELSRSANTTSNQLSQSIDRIARTAEVTANQFGQTANQIGRTAEQYSVAAAQLNELATNVNSLVLENRGELVGTLNSISDTSNELSQLVSSLTPTVNKFSSTLDAADTVQVVRNLETLTANAAEASANLREISASFNEPTYLLTLQRTLDSARVTFENVQKITSDLDELTGDPSFRNNLNKLVNGLSSLVSSTEELEQQVLTAQRLEPINTAVNAPNATPEEVKQNVQLLNDNPNKAADKSVELTAKERKKLSQSLKKISAKN